A genome region from Alistipes dispar includes the following:
- a CDS encoding antibiotic biosynthesis monooxygenase family protein → MKDTSPDNTAAKSAGTVVIFEVTPRREGLNEYLELGAALQSELRKTPGFIRAERFSSLSEEGKLLSVSFWENEKAAAAWRNRPAHRNCQKKGGETLFERYSITVASVVRGYTRDERAQAPQDSEKALRRK, encoded by the coding sequence ATGAAAGACACATCACCGGACAACACGGCGGCGAAGTCCGCGGGCACCGTCGTCATTTTCGAAGTCACCCCCCGCAGAGAGGGATTGAATGAGTATCTCGAGCTGGGGGCCGCCCTGCAATCCGAGCTGAGGAAAACACCCGGATTCATCCGCGCGGAGCGGTTCTCCAGCCTGAGCGAAGAGGGCAAACTGCTGAGTGTCTCGTTCTGGGAGAACGAGAAAGCCGCCGCCGCATGGCGCAACCGCCCCGCCCACCGGAACTGCCAGAAAAAGGGCGGCGAAACGCTTTTCGAACGTTATTCGATCACGGTGGCCTCCGTCGTGCGGGGATATACCCGCGACGAACGTGCGCAGGCTCCGCAGGATTCCGAAAAGGCCTTGCGCCGAAAATAA
- a CDS encoding HAD family hydrolase codes for MKKAALFDMDGTLVDNTPAHIRAFSIFCDRYGVTDWAEKLSGVYGMGNDDIMGRILPEEVIREKGLAALAAEKEAIYREIYAPEIRPVEGLRELLGRLRTAGVRCAVGSSGCRANVDFVLERCGIGDFFDARISGDTVTRCKPDPEIYLRAAAALGADPADCVVFEDALAGIESARRAGAGRIVALATTLTREQLLAEGGADAVVGSFAEVTDADLN; via the coding sequence ATGAAGAAAGCAGCACTGTTCGACATGGACGGAACGCTGGTGGACAACACCCCGGCGCACATCAGAGCCTTCTCGATCTTCTGCGACCGCTACGGCGTCACGGACTGGGCCGAAAAGCTCAGCGGGGTTTACGGCATGGGCAACGACGACATCATGGGCCGCATCCTGCCCGAAGAGGTGATCCGCGAAAAGGGACTCGCCGCGCTCGCCGCCGAGAAGGAGGCGATCTACCGCGAAATCTACGCCCCGGAAATCCGTCCCGTCGAGGGGCTTCGCGAACTGCTCGGACGGCTCCGCACCGCGGGCGTCCGCTGCGCCGTCGGCTCGTCGGGCTGCCGGGCCAACGTCGATTTCGTGCTGGAGAGATGCGGCATCGGCGACTTCTTCGACGCCCGCATTTCGGGCGACACGGTGACACGCTGCAAACCCGATCCGGAGATCTACCTCCGCGCGGCCGCCGCGCTGGGCGCGGACCCGGCCGACTGCGTGGTTTTCGAAGACGCCTTGGCGGGTATCGAATCCGCCCGGCGCGCCGGGGCGGGACGCATCGTCGCACTGGCCACCACCCTGACACGCGAACAACTGCTGGCCGAAGGGGGCGCCGACGCGGTCGTCGGCTCCTTCGCCGAAGTCACCGACGCCGATCTGAACTGA
- a CDS encoding polysaccharide pyruvyl transferase family protein produces the protein MKIALLTLPLHANYGGVLQAFALKTVLERLGHEVWLVDNRRREKPVSNLFLKTVLRRAVESLFHRKEIFAELNTALTQDYKKSEIEKFIYRRLSPRTAPVYDADDYASIAADGGGYDLYIVGSDQVWRPRYAKELGPYFFSFLEGTAARRIAYAASFGAAECEYTREERERCARLLAEFEGVSVRERTGIGQCRDYFGRDDARQVLDPTLLLTAEDYRPLFIPGIAPAETIHCYLFRAGSAVRREIGRTAAARGLEIVRMTDRTNESEGKMPGIGQWLSALHDARYVVTDSFHACAFCILFHKPFAVYINRRRGSARIRSLLEQFGLEGRIASPGKPLAQTLDAPIDWEAVERTLEERRADSRGFLALHLQEAPPLSAAAGE, from the coding sequence ATGAAAATCGCCCTGCTGACCCTCCCCCTGCACGCCAACTACGGCGGCGTGCTCCAGGCATTCGCCCTGAAGACCGTCCTCGAACGGCTCGGCCACGAGGTTTGGCTCGTGGACAACCGCCGCCGCGAAAAACCCGTCAGCAACCTCTTCCTGAAGACCGTACTGCGCCGCGCGGTCGAGTCGCTTTTCCACCGCAAGGAGATTTTCGCCGAACTGAACACGGCCCTCACGCAGGATTACAAGAAATCGGAGATCGAGAAATTCATCTACCGCCGCCTCTCGCCGCGCACGGCGCCCGTTTACGATGCCGACGACTACGCCTCGATCGCCGCCGACGGGGGGGGGTACGACCTCTACATCGTGGGCAGCGACCAGGTGTGGCGGCCGCGTTACGCCAAGGAGCTGGGCCCCTATTTCTTCTCGTTTCTGGAGGGAACAGCGGCCCGGCGGATCGCCTACGCCGCCTCGTTCGGGGCTGCCGAGTGCGAATACACCCGCGAGGAGCGGGAGCGCTGCGCACGGCTGCTGGCCGAGTTCGAGGGCGTCTCCGTGCGGGAACGCACGGGCATCGGACAATGCCGCGACTACTTCGGCCGCGACGATGCACGGCAGGTGCTGGACCCCACCCTGCTGCTCACGGCGGAAGACTATCGCCCGCTGTTCATTCCGGGCATCGCCCCGGCGGAGACGATCCATTGCTACCTGTTCCGGGCCGGTTCCGCCGTCCGGCGGGAGATCGGCCGCACGGCCGCGGCGCGCGGACTGGAGATCGTCCGCATGACCGACCGGACGAACGAATCGGAAGGCAAGATGCCGGGAATCGGGCAATGGCTCTCCGCGCTGCACGACGCCCGCTACGTGGTCACCGATTCGTTCCACGCCTGCGCCTTCTGCATTCTCTTCCACAAGCCCTTCGCCGTCTATATCAACCGCCGCCGCGGCTCGGCGCGCATCCGCTCGCTTCTCGAACAGTTCGGACTCGAAGGACGGATCGCGTCTCCCGGGAAACCGCTCGCGCAGACGCTCGACGCCCCGATCGACTGGGAGGCGGTGGAACGCACGCTGGAAGAGCGCCGCGCCGACTCGCGCGGCTTCCTCGCCCTGCACCTGCAAGAGGCGCCGCCGCTGAGTGCCGCCGCAGGGGAATGA
- a CDS encoding DNA-3-methyladenine glycosylase family protein, translating to MEEYFRYGETELSHLRRQDERLAEVIDRVGMVKRRVIPDLFAALVHTIVGQQISTRAHETIWQRIQAAIGPVTPAVIDALPPETLRNLGLSLRKVGYIRSAARKIIDGEFDIDALRDLPDEEVCARLSALEGIGVWSAEMLMLHSLQRPDILSYGDLAVRRGLRMLHGHREIDRALFEKYRRRYSPCGSVACIYLWAVSSGAIAELKDHGLKRQPHGNPKKS from the coding sequence ATGGAGGAGTATTTCCGCTACGGGGAGACGGAGCTCTCCCACCTCAGAAGACAGGATGAACGGCTGGCCGAAGTGATCGACCGTGTGGGTATGGTGAAACGGCGGGTCATTCCCGACCTTTTCGCCGCACTCGTCCATACCATCGTCGGACAGCAGATTTCGACCCGGGCACACGAAACGATCTGGCAGCGGATACAGGCTGCCATCGGTCCGGTCACCCCGGCCGTCATCGACGCGCTGCCGCCCGAAACGCTGCGAAACCTCGGACTGTCGCTCCGCAAAGTCGGTTACATCCGCTCGGCCGCCCGGAAGATCATCGACGGTGAATTCGATATCGACGCGCTGCGCGACCTGCCCGACGAAGAGGTTTGCGCCCGGCTTTCGGCACTGGAAGGCATCGGCGTATGGAGCGCCGAAATGCTGATGCTTCACTCCCTGCAACGGCCCGACATTCTGAGCTACGGCGATCTGGCGGTCCGGCGGGGATTGCGGATGCTGCACGGCCATCGGGAGATAGACCGCGCACTGTTCGAAAAATACCGGCGCCGCTACTCGCCCTGCGGAAGCGTGGCATGTATCTATCTGTGGGCCGTATCCTCCGGAGCGATCGCGGAACTGAAAGATCACGGACTCAAAAGACAACCGCATGGAAACCCGAAGAAAAGCTGA
- a CDS encoding DUF5686 and carboxypeptidase-like regulatory domain-containing protein, with protein MTCRRIILLAAAALWTAGAVAQSTRVRGRVTDASTGLPLQFASVVFSGTTVGITTDEQGIYALETRDTTARIEVSIVGYAPQSRRVERGTFSQVDFALDPVRFDIGQVVITPGDNPAHPILEEVVRRRPQNDPEHYDTYSCSTYTKMELDLTNLRPSFRSKRLQRNFGFIFSYMDTSALTGAAYLPAMISESSAELYHSRSPQFTREVIRASRISGVENSEAVAQFTGGMHGDVNFYDNFIDLFDVRFASPLASGGRTYYDYFLVDSLDVKGRKTYKIRFHPKRLTTPVLDGEIHIDSATYALQSASVRMPRGVNVNWIRHLRIDNENRLTENGRWFRLRDRVSAEFSLTTADSSKLVSFIGTREIAYSDVRIDEPIPDEVLRMDNRVQIAGGNPNRRDEAYWEAVRPYTLSERERGIYAMVDSVQRVPLYRNIYTLVNTILVGHWNTKYIGIGPYYKIASFNKLEGFRMQLGGRTTTEVSRRVRLSGYAAYGTRDGRFKGGGSIEAVFGRTLTRKLTLSGRHDVLQLGAGDNALTESNILSSILSRGDQRLSMVNRGEADYEHEWRHGVTARLGARLQRVYSNRYVPMIRPDGTPANSISDAALRAELRFAKDETVYRMPFDKQSLGSKYPVVTLSAAIGIPGLLPGASEYYRFEGGIRYRPELPPIGYSTITVRGGHIVGTVPYPLLKLHEGNGTYFYDPYAFSCMDYYEFASDSWVAWFYEHHFNGLLLGRLPLIKKLRWREVLVFKGVWGTLSHRNDGSRPGSGAPLLFPAGMSSVSTPYLEAGFGVENIFRLLRIDCIWRLTHREPVAGEEVQRFAVNLGVQLKF; from the coding sequence ATGACATGCAGGCGAATCATCCTTCTTGCAGCGGCCGCTCTCTGGACGGCCGGAGCCGTCGCGCAGAGCACCCGCGTGCGCGGACGCGTCACCGACGCCTCCACGGGCCTGCCCCTGCAATTCGCCAGCGTCGTCTTCTCGGGCACGACCGTCGGCATCACCACCGACGAACAAGGCATCTACGCCCTCGAGACCCGCGACACGACCGCCCGCATCGAAGTCTCGATCGTGGGCTACGCTCCCCAGTCGCGGCGCGTGGAGCGCGGGACATTCAGCCAGGTAGACTTCGCCCTCGACCCCGTACGCTTCGACATCGGACAGGTCGTCATCACCCCGGGCGACAACCCGGCCCACCCGATTCTCGAAGAGGTCGTCCGCCGCAGGCCGCAGAACGATCCCGAGCACTACGACACCTACAGTTGCTCGACCTACACCAAGATGGAGCTCGACCTGACGAACCTCCGCCCCTCGTTCCGCAGCAAGCGGTTGCAGCGCAACTTCGGATTCATATTCAGCTACATGGACACCTCGGCGCTCACCGGCGCCGCCTACCTTCCGGCCATGATCTCCGAATCGTCCGCGGAGCTTTACCACAGCCGCTCGCCGCAGTTCACGCGCGAGGTGATCCGCGCCAGCCGCATCTCGGGCGTGGAGAACAGCGAAGCCGTGGCGCAGTTCACGGGCGGCATGCACGGCGACGTGAACTTCTACGACAACTTCATCGACCTGTTCGACGTGCGCTTCGCCAGCCCGCTCGCCTCGGGCGGCAGGACCTACTACGACTATTTCCTGGTGGACAGCCTCGACGTGAAGGGACGCAAAACCTACAAGATACGCTTCCACCCCAAACGGCTCACCACACCCGTACTCGACGGCGAGATACACATCGACTCGGCCACCTACGCCCTGCAGTCGGCGTCGGTGCGCATGCCGCGGGGCGTCAATGTGAACTGGATCCGCCACCTGCGCATCGACAACGAGAACCGCCTGACAGAAAACGGACGCTGGTTCCGCCTCCGCGACCGCGTATCGGCCGAATTCTCCCTGACGACGGCCGACTCGTCGAAACTCGTGTCGTTCATCGGCACGCGCGAGATCGCCTATTCCGACGTGCGGATCGACGAACCGATCCCCGACGAGGTGCTGCGCATGGACAACCGCGTGCAGATCGCCGGCGGAAATCCCAACCGCCGAGACGAAGCCTATTGGGAAGCCGTGCGCCCCTACACGCTCAGCGAACGCGAACGGGGCATCTACGCAATGGTAGATTCCGTGCAGCGGGTCCCCCTCTACCGCAATATCTACACGCTCGTCAATACGATCCTCGTCGGCCACTGGAACACGAAGTACATCGGCATCGGGCCCTACTACAAGATCGCCAGCTTCAACAAACTCGAGGGATTCCGCATGCAACTGGGCGGCCGCACGACCACCGAAGTGAGCCGCCGCGTGCGCCTTTCGGGATACGCCGCCTACGGCACGCGCGACGGACGCTTCAAGGGCGGCGGCAGCATCGAGGCGGTTTTCGGCCGCACGCTGACCCGCAAACTCACCCTCTCGGGGCGTCACGACGTCCTCCAGCTCGGCGCAGGGGACAACGCCCTGACAGAAAGCAACATCCTCTCGTCGATCCTCTCGCGCGGCGACCAGCGTCTCTCGATGGTGAACCGGGGCGAGGCGGACTACGAGCACGAATGGCGACACGGCGTCACGGCCCGCCTCGGCGCCCGCCTGCAACGGGTCTATTCCAACCGCTACGTCCCGATGATCCGCCCGGACGGCACGCCCGCCAACTCCATCTCCGATGCGGCGCTGCGCGCCGAACTGCGCTTCGCCAAGGACGAGACCGTTTACCGGATGCCTTTCGACAAACAGTCGCTCGGTTCGAAATACCCCGTCGTAACGCTTTCCGCCGCGATCGGGATTCCCGGACTGCTTCCCGGCGCCAGCGAGTACTACCGCTTCGAGGGCGGCATCCGCTACCGGCCCGAACTGCCGCCGATCGGCTACTCGACGATCACCGTGCGGGGCGGCCACATCGTCGGCACGGTCCCCTACCCGCTGCTCAAGCTCCACGAAGGCAACGGAACCTATTTCTACGACCCCTACGCCTTCTCGTGCATGGACTACTACGAATTCGCCTCCGACAGTTGGGTGGCGTGGTTCTACGAACACCATTTCAACGGTCTGCTGCTGGGCCGCCTGCCGCTCATCAAAAAACTCCGCTGGCGCGAAGTGCTCGTCTTCAAGGGCGTCTGGGGCACGCTCTCGCACCGCAACGACGGGTCGCGGCCCGGAAGCGGCGCACCGCTCCTCTTCCCCGCAGGCATGTCCTCGGTCTCGACGCCCTACCTCGAGGCGGGCTTCGGCGTGGAGAACATCTTCCGCCTGCTGCGCATCGACTGCATCTGGCGGCTGACCCACCGGGAACCCGTCGCCGGAGAGGAGGTGCAGCGTTTCGCGGTCAATCTGGGCGTGCAGCTCAAATTCTGA
- a CDS encoding DMT family protein, which produces MLRGLATVLLLVVSNAFMTLAWYGHIAFKSKLERFGLMVIVLFSWCIALFEYCFQVPANRIGSAEFGGPFSIWELKVIQEVVSLSVFTLFALVFMKSDTLRWNHFAGFLCLVLAVYFIFRK; this is translated from the coding sequence ATGCTCCGTGGTCTCGCCACCGTATTGCTGCTCGTCGTCTCCAACGCCTTCATGACGCTGGCCTGGTACGGGCATATCGCCTTCAAATCCAAACTCGAACGCTTCGGACTGATGGTCATCGTGCTCTTCAGCTGGTGCATCGCCCTGTTCGAATACTGCTTCCAGGTCCCGGCCAACCGCATCGGATCGGCCGAGTTCGGAGGCCCGTTCTCGATCTGGGAACTGAAAGTGATCCAGGAAGTCGTCTCGCTCTCGGTCTTCACGCTCTTCGCGCTGGTGTTCATGAAATCCGACACGCTGCGCTGGAACCATTTCGCCGGATTCCTCTGCCTCGTACTGGCCGTCTATTTCATCTTCCGCAAGTAG
- a CDS encoding Coenzyme F420 hydrogenase/dehydrogenase, beta subunit C-terminal domain — protein MLSLRDKRDCCGCGACAQRCPAKCIRMTEDAEGFRYPVADADACTGCGLCERICPGLHPSAPHDPLRLFAARNRDEAARAAGSSGGVFSLLARRTLREGGVVFGAAFVPTWGGVSHRRAEKEEELQPLLKSKYVQSDTDGCYAEAAALLREGRRVLFSGTPCQIAGLHAFLRGERPERLLTVECLCHGVPSPAVWRRYTEETAGGRRILGVDFRDKSRSGWRRYDFTVRTDGGERRVPAREDLYMRAFLAELTLRPSCYACPFKSGRSGSDITLADFWNIRNVLPAFDDDRGASLVLLNTPQGVRHFEEADAECRPLPWDDRVRGRNGGFLERVEPHPRREEFFRELPRAASVTELLKRTVKPTPGQRLVRKFRRLIAR, from the coding sequence ATGCTCTCCCTGCGCGACAAACGCGACTGCTGCGGCTGCGGAGCCTGTGCGCAACGGTGTCCCGCGAAGTGCATCCGCATGACGGAAGACGCCGAAGGGTTCCGCTACCCCGTGGCGGATGCGGACGCCTGCACCGGATGCGGCCTGTGCGAACGCATCTGCCCCGGACTGCATCCCTCCGCACCGCACGACCCGCTGCGGCTCTTCGCGGCACGCAACCGGGACGAGGCGGCACGGGCGGCCGGCTCCTCGGGCGGCGTCTTTTCGCTGCTCGCCCGGCGGACGCTGCGCGAAGGAGGCGTCGTATTCGGCGCGGCCTTCGTCCCGACGTGGGGAGGGGTATCTCACCGCAGGGCAGAAAAAGAGGAGGAGTTGCAGCCGCTGCTCAAATCCAAATATGTGCAGAGCGATACGGACGGCTGTTACGCCGAAGCCGCCGCGCTGCTGCGCGAAGGGCGGCGGGTGCTCTTTTCGGGCACGCCCTGCCAGATCGCGGGCCTTCACGCCTTCCTCCGGGGAGAGCGTCCGGAACGACTGCTCACGGTCGAATGCCTCTGCCACGGGGTTCCCTCCCCGGCCGTCTGGCGCCGTTACACGGAAGAAACGGCGGGCGGAAGGCGGATTCTCGGCGTCGATTTCCGCGACAAGAGCCGTTCGGGCTGGCGGCGTTACGACTTCACCGTCCGCACCGACGGCGGCGAACGTCGCGTCCCGGCCCGGGAGGACCTTTACATGCGCGCATTCCTCGCGGAGCTGACGCTGCGCCCGAGCTGTTACGCCTGCCCGTTCAAGTCGGGCCGCAGCGGGAGCGACATCACGCTGGCCGACTTCTGGAACATCCGCAACGTGCTGCCCGCATTCGACGACGACCGCGGCGCGAGCCTCGTGTTGCTCAACACGCCGCAGGGCGTCCGGCATTTCGAAGAGGCCGACGCCGAGTGCCGCCCGCTTCCCTGGGACGACCGGGTGCGCGGCCGCAACGGCGGATTCCTCGAACGCGTCGAACCCCACCCGCGCCGCGAAGAGTTCTTCCGCGAGCTGCCCCGTGCGGCGAGCGTCACGGAATTGCTGAAACGAACCGTAAAACCCACACCCGGGCAACGTCTCGTGCGGAAATTCCGCCGGCTGATCGCCCGCTAA
- the ybaK gene encoding Cys-tRNA(Pro) deacylase: MSHSKIEKTNAARLLDRAKIAYELVPYRVDGEHLAATHVAEQLGEDIATVFKTLVLRGDRTGYFVCVVPGDHEVDLKAAARVSGNKKADLIPMKELLPVTGYVRGGCSPIGMKKVFPTYVHASAEGLPFIYVSAGVRGLQLRLAPGALIGYVGATVAEISRRAEE, from the coding sequence ATGAGCCATTCCAAAATTGAAAAGACGAACGCCGCGCGGCTGCTCGACCGGGCGAAGATCGCCTACGAGCTGGTTCCCTACCGTGTCGATGGGGAGCACCTCGCGGCGACGCATGTGGCCGAACAACTGGGCGAGGACATTGCGACCGTGTTCAAGACCCTCGTCCTGCGGGGCGACCGCACGGGGTATTTCGTCTGCGTCGTGCCGGGGGACCATGAGGTGGATCTCAAGGCGGCGGCCCGGGTGTCGGGCAACAAGAAAGCGGACCTCATTCCGATGAAGGAGCTGCTGCCCGTGACGGGATATGTCCGAGGCGGGTGTTCGCCCATAGGGATGAAGAAGGTTTTTCCGACCTATGTCCACGCTTCGGCCGAGGGGTTGCCCTTCATCTATGTCAGCGCCGGGGTGCGCGGATTGCAGCTCAGGCTCGCGCCCGGGGCGCTGATCGGCTACGTGGGGGCCACGGTGGCCGAAATCAGCCGCCGGGCGGAGGAGTGA